The following proteins come from a genomic window of Malus domestica chromosome 02, GDT2T_hap1:
- the LOC108172312 gene encoding secreted RxLR effector protein 161-like has translation MTDLGLLHHFLGMGVLQTDKGVFIHQSKYAKSLLVKFGLEDCKSVTIPLPTGEKLKKVDGSELADEGLFRKIVGSLLYLTATRPDIMYAASLLSRFMHGPTKKHMGIAKRVLKYIQGTLSYGIEFTRDKDAVLIGFCDSDWAGSEDDSRSTFGYAFSFGSGTFSWASVKQNTVALSTAEAEYVSAAEATTQAIWLRFVLDDFGEMQT, from the coding sequence ATGACTGATTTAGGACTCTTACATCATTTCTTGGGAATGGGAGTTCTACAAACTGATAAAGGGGTATTTATTCATCAAAGCAAATATGCAAAGTCTTTACTTGTAAAGTTTGGTCTGGAGGATTGTAAGTCAGTGACAATTCCTCTACCCACGGGTGAGAAACTGAAGAAAGTTGATGGAAGTGAGTTGGCTGATGAAGGTTTGTTCAGGAAAATAGTTGGCAGTCTGTTATATTTAACTGCAACTAGGCCTGACATAATGTATGCAGCCAGTTTGTTATCAAGATTCATGCATGGTCCCACGAAGAAGCACATGGGAATAGCTAAAAGAGTTCTCAAATACATTCAAGGTACTCTCAGCTATGGCATTGAATTTACAAGGGACAAGGATGCTGTTTTGATTGGATTTTGTGACTCAGATTGGGCTGGCAGTGAAGATGACAGTAGGAGCACATTTGGGTATGCATTCAGTTTTGGTAGTGGTACATTTTCATGGGCCTCAGTCAAGCAAAACACAGTTGCATTGTCAACTGCAGAAGCAGAGTATGTCTCAGCAGCTGAGGCAACAACTCAAGCTATCTGGCTAAGATTTGTGTTGGATGATTTTGGTGAAATGCAAACTTAA
- the LOC114823093 gene encoding uncharacterized protein, which translates to METILIAYYLWDVVELGVRPQQIPEEEEGSGDEEDELFPRIRNEKIAKGAWEILRREFRGDKKVRAVKLQAIRADFEYLRMNDVESLDDYLARFFEIVNNLKSLGEYVTEKRIVQKLLMSLSRRYKSIVSIIEETRDLDTIRVEEVLASVKVYDKREDLHDEREKYTGTERAFSSLKVGENGNGTESVKGSQYKTNPKWGQYKKGKNWSHNNWNNGSGSGWNNKFTAHNKQPSGSQGNVKSLCQVCDNYHFGIRRYKGKPKCGRCNRFDHLTKDCDNGKQVANCAKEEDAVTTTMFYACHASTIASSKSVWFVDSACSNHMTSQESLLINLDKSVTCKVKMGTGDLVQATGKGTLVVETRKGRRANDGAWVLHSIWRKLCINM; encoded by the exons ATGGAAACCATTCTCATAGCCTACTATCTATGGGATGTGGTAGAACTCGGAGTACGACCGCAGCAGATTCCCGAGGAGGAAGAAGGCTCTGGAGATGAAGAAG ATGAGCTCTTCCCTCGCATCAGAAATGAAAAGATTGCTAAAGGAGCTTGGGAAATCCTGAGAAGAGAGTTCAGAGGAGATAAAAAGGTAAGAGCTGTGAAATTACAAGCCATTAGAGCTGATTTTGAATATTTAAGGATGAATGATGTTGAATCTCTGGATGACTACTTGGCTCGGTTTTTTGAGATAGTCAACAACTTGAAATCTCTAGGAGAATATGTAACAGAGAAAAGAATTGTTCAAAAGTTGTTGATGAGTCTAAGTAGGAGATATAAGTCCATAGTGTCAATCATTGAAGAAACCAGAGATCTAGACACTATTAGAGTTGAGGAAGTCTTAGCTTCAGTGAAAGTCTATGATAAAAGAGAAGACTTGCATGATGAAAGAGAGAAATACACAGGTACTGAGAGGGCTTTCAGTAGCCTTAAAGTTGGAGAAAATGGAAATGGCACTGAAAGTGTCAAAGGGTCTCAGTATAAGACAAATCCAAAATGGGGTCAGTATAAGAAGGGTAAGAATTGGTCTCATAACAACTGGAATAATGGCAGTGGTAGTGGCTGGAACAACAAATTTACTGCACACAACAAACAACCAAGTGGCAGCCAAGGAAATGTGAAATCGCTATGTCAAGTATGTGACAATTACCATTTTGGTATACGCAGATATAAAGGAAAACCCAAGTGTGGAAGGTGCAATCGATTTGATCACTTAACTAAGGATTGTGACAATGGTAAACAAGTTGCAAATTGTGCAAAGGAAGAAGATGCAGTCACAACAACCATGTTCTATGCTTGTCATGCAAGTACAATTGCATCAAGCAAGTCTGTGTGGTTTGTGGACAGTGCATGCAGCAACCACATGACCTCTCAAGAGTCTTTATTGATTAATCTTGATAAGTCAGTGACCTGCAAAGTAAAAATGGGCACTGGAGACCTTGTTCAAGCCACAGGAAAAGGGACACTTGTAGTTGAGACACGGAAAGGGAGAAG GGCAAATGATGGAGCATGGGTACTACATTCTATTTGGAGGAAACTATGCATTAATATGTGA
- the LOC103419982 gene encoding copper-transporting ATPase HMA4-like, giving the protein MVDGVKNAVVGLALEETKVHFDPNLTDTSCIIQAIEDAGLGAELVSSGNDVNKLHLKLEGVDSPEDMTIVQSFVESVEGVSNVEVDLAGKKVTITYDSDLIGPTSLIRCIEEAGRESKVYQANLYVPPRPRKAERKHEIQMYRNQFFLSCLFSVPIFLFSMVLPMLPPYGNKVHNMLTVGMLLRRILCTPVQFIVGRRFYVGSYHVLRRRSANMDTMYYDNFSINLVFFPENWIPKGMDKFELALQFGISVLVVACPCALGLAAPTAVMVATGKGALQGVLIKGGNAHQKAHKVKTIVFDKTGTLTVGKPC; this is encoded by the exons ATGGTCGATGGAGTGAAAAATGCAGTTGTTGGTctagcccttgaagaaacaaaggTTCACTTTGATCCCAACCTCACTGATACTAGTTGCATTATTCAAGCAATTGAAGATGCTGGCCTTGGGGCTGAACTGGTTAGTTCGGGGAATGATGTCAACAAACTTCATCTAAAACTTGAAGGAGTTGATTCTCCAGAGGATATGACTATTGTCCAATCCTTCGTTGAATCAGTTGAAGGAGTAAGTAATGTTGAAGTGGACTTGGCAGGGAAGAAGGTGACTATTACCTATGATTCAGACCTCATAGGTCCAACATCTCTTATACGTTGTATTGAAGAAGCTGGCCGTGAATCCAAGGTGTACCAGGCAAACTTGTATGTTCCTCCAAGACCAAGAAAAGCTGAGCGGAAACATGAGATTCAGATGTACAGGAACCAGTTTTTCCTTAGCTGCCTATTTTCGGTTCCTATATTTTTATTCTCAATGGTGCTTCCGATGCTTCCTCCTTATGGAAACAAGGTTCACAATATGCTCACTGTAGGGATGCTTTTAAGACGGATTCTTTGCACACCAGTGCAGTTCATTGTTGGCCGGAG GTTCTATGTTGGATCATATCATGTGTTGAGACGTAGATCAGCTAATATGGACACCATGTATTATGACAATTTTTCAATT AATTTGGTCTTTTTTCCGGAAAACTGGATACCAAAAGGCATGGATAAATTTGAGCTGGCATTACAATTCGGTATCTCAGTATTAGTGGTTGCTTGCCCTTGTGCCTTGGGACTAGCAGCCCCTACGGCAGTAATGGTTGCAACAGGGAAGGGTGCTTTGCAAGGTGTTCTTATCAAGGGTGGAAATGCACACCAAAAGGCTCATAAG GTGAAAACGATTGTTTTTGATAAAACAGGGACTCTAACAGTTGGGAAACCCTGTTga